In the genome of Phycodurus eques isolate BA_2022a chromosome 22, UOR_Pequ_1.1, whole genome shotgun sequence, the window TACAAAcaactgattttttattttttttgggttccatgttaattgtgtgtttgtctattTTGACATGGTGTTCATGTCAGGCTCTGGAATCTCTGAACATGGCTCTCCAGCAGAATCCCAATGATCTCACAGTGAGAGCAGAGTTGTATTTCTCTCAAGGAAACCAGCTACGAGAGATGAACCAATTGGACCAAGCTTTTGAGGTACCGTTTACGACTGTTACACTGATATTGTATCGAGCAGAGGTTTGAACCCAAAACCTTCTTGCTGTGAGACAGAAGTGCCAGCCACATGTGTCACTGTGCTGCTTGCTACTATATTCTACGCTAAGCTGTTTCTTGGATGTGTCGCGCTATTCACCACCATGTTTACTTCCCTCACTAGAGCTACAAATTGGCTGTGGAGCTCAAACCCGATCAGTCACAAGCCTGGATGAACATGGGAGGGATTCAACATATTAaggtataaaaataaatcaacaataataataataatgatgatgatgacaacaacaataaatcagTCTGTCCTGCTACAGTGTCTTTCTGTTTATGTAACCTTTTTACCAAGTACTACAGCATTCCTGGTCTCCTGATGGAAGAGcttggaaatacatttttgaacaaataacagtactttttttttctttgaaaaaacaaaaaacaaaaagtacaattGTACAAAATTAAGCAgcgttttaaacattttataggTTGTGAAGAACTGGAAATAGtcatttgttgaatttgcagcatGACGAGGTCATGTTTGCTGAACAGccatttcaatcaaaaacatctTGACAGGCCAAGTTACATTATAACATATAACACTTATTTGATAGCAgctctccatccattttttaagagtctctgcttgaatttctttgcagAATGTCAGTATAGAGCTGGTGTTTTGATGTGAACTGCCTCCCACCCTCATAGATCTTTTGCTTGAGGATGCTCCAAAGGTTCTCAATAGGGTTAAGGTCAGGGGAGTTTGGGGGCTACACCATGAGTTTCTCTCCTTAAGGCCAGAGGCGTGTTTACAAATTAAAACGGAGcaaaaggtttatttttatttcattcattcttatttgcttatttttttccacacaaatggtacagaaacacatgtagacagacaatataacaatactcacatacctttattctttatcctctaatatgactaatattactgcagttactgagtcacttacagtagttttGAAGGTCTTCTTCACTTGTTTGCATgagtgtattatactgccccccggtggccaagtcaccCATATCAGAACTAGCCGCAAAGGaattatgatgcacaaactgtataattctttacattctatttaattacgtTATTACTATATgcaagtacaatattatagattattacaaacaattttttgggttattttggagaggctggaacagatgaatggaatttccattcatttcaatggggacaaATGACTTGGGAGTATTTTTTTGAGTTACGTCaccgaacaaattaaacttgtatcgaCATTTTAGTTGCAGACATCCGCTTATGGCGAGCGGATTCCACATTTAAAAGCTAAGTTTGACTACCTGGAATTAACAGTGTCGAAATCAACTAAGTCTTTCTGAGTAGTCGTAATTACGTTTTGAATAGTTGGAATTTTCATTCACGTTATCTGTGAAATAACAGCGATATCTGTAATTCGTTTTGCCAAGTACGTATATCTACAATGTCAATTGTCTTAGTTAAAACTCAATCTGAGATACAGTACCATTTTTACACTTTGTTGCAAATTAAAAGAGGATTTTGCGCGTATGTTTGAGAGCACCGCAAgtccaaaatgaagtttgaagtgatggaattggaagtattagtggaagacaaacaaacattacttAGGCCTGGTatacacaaggatttttcaaatctttagtgattttatctgtgacagacccaaaacataaaaaaaaaaaatcagacatttacagttttggtcttattgtgtgtggtgtgcttcgATAATTTCAACACATAACACCCCATTCTGTTCCACGACCCGTCTGGAAACAAGTCCTCCGAGGCAGAAATCCCATGTGATCTGGGTACGCACCAATGTTACCCGAGGGTTTCCGAGGTTTCCCAGAAGCGGGACCTTTGGAAAAATGGCAGCGCCATCTCAAACAGACTTTCTTTGGAAAATAGTAGTTTCTGTCTGGGAAACCCAGTTTCGGGTCATTGGGTAAGACGCTTTTTTATTCAGGGTGGTTCTTGATTGGCGACGTTCTATTCCATGTCACAATTCATGGCGTTATGACTCGCCTCTCCCCATGCACGCAAAAGATATTTGTTCGTAAATATTAAACACGTTAACATTGTTGGCCCGACCCGTTTCTGACCCTCTAatcgggacaaatccactcttaacatgTACCAGACCAAAGGATAATGTTATGCAATAATCTTATGAAACATGAGATAGTTAGGTGTTTGACATCCTTGGTCAGAAAGAGACAAAAACAGCCCAATgagttgcagaaaaaaaatctttcactcCACATTCCGATAATTTGGGGGCAACCAGAAACTGCATAATAGTCACGTTTTGTTAGATTTAATTGTCCAGAGTGCCCGGCCTTGTGTATCACTGCGTTTAAAACTGGTCAGCCGGGGAGATGCCAGCACCAGACGCGAAATGACGCGGACATACGGAAATGCAGTTTTGTTATTGGAGATCTGGCATGAcaccttcttgtgactggctccaagtcagcccttaaACCATTCAGGAGCATTGCTTAACAACTGATGTGacatttcaaaactgtttaCATGGGCAGAAAAGAGCCATTCCCTCCGCagcctctcattttgcctgccCCTCCTCGCCATGGTTATGCACAGCGGTGTCATTTGCACCCCGTCTTTTGAGAAGCCCTATTTCAAGATGCAAAACCACCCCTGGCGATTTGTCCCAGGTACGGTAAATCACATTGTCTGTGCTAAGTTCATCTATTTGCATATGCTCCTCCGAGAGCACACAAAATTAGCTGCGCGGCAATTTATTGCATCCGGCAGACGCAATCCTGGGTGCGACCGGTTAGTAGATCAGATCCCACATCTGCGCCTGTTTTTGCACGTGCAGACCTTAACAAAACCAGGCCctaagtgtgtgcgcgtgtcttgTCTGTCTGCGTTTTTGCAGGGAGACTATGCAGCAGCCCGGATGTACTACCAGAGAGCCTTGAGTCTCAATCCTGGTTCCAAACTTCTGAAAGAAAATCTAGAGAAGCTCGATCGGCTCGAGAGGAGGATGACGGGGGTGCCGTAGTCAGCCTGCTGGGTGTTGCTTTGTCATGGCAACTTGACAGGATTTTCCACTGAATTGACCTTTTCTAGGCTTGATGGCAGTTGGGATCCCCGATAAGGCTGACGCGGTTAGTTGTACACAGGTTTGGTGATGTGTGCCACAGGAGTATTTATTGGACTCAAGAGGACTGGCTGAGCCATAacctggaagcattttaagtGGGGAATTGCTTGGGTTTCCAGGGCACATAACCACTGTCCATTTATATCGCACCTATACCAAAACATGTTCACGCGTGGACGAAATTGTTGGTACTCTTCCATTAAAGAGAGAAAATCACGAAGTACACAGAAATACAGTAAGTTGAAATAACGGCTTCTTTTATTGCATTGTGTTTTGTTCTGCTGCAGTTTTGTATCATGTTACCTGGAGTTCTGTCTTCCTGTGTCCTATTTGTGCCGTCTGCCTAAGCgtcaaatgtattttccccCCCAGCCTGGTCTCATCAGCCCTGCTCCTTGTGTCAGCGAATCGGCTTTCTCCAGCCTCTCGCGTCtcgtccaggtgtgcctcgttttGTCCGCGCGCGTTGTCGACTCAGTTTCGGTTCACTGTCGTATGCCACGTCTCATAGTTCCAGTCGTCTATGGTAGTGAGTCTATCCCCCGCGTTTCTTTGATCACGTGGTTTCTCAGTGTTTGCACTTTTGTGttgttcttctttgtatttttctccTGCCTTTATGAGGTATTAAATGCACCCCTGCACACCTGTCGTGCCTTAAATTGCCTACTCCAATTCGCTTGGGTCCCCCTTCTCTTATGCTTCACCGCAACGAACCCTACagaatgaacttaaaatggaaGCGTACCAACTATTTTGTACATTTGGGTacattggtgttttttgttgttgtatttattcattgttaAAGAATACAAATATCTATTTAAATGGTTCAAATTCAGATCTGCCATCTAACCATCCCTCCATTTCCTAGCTTGTGTAGGACTTGGAAAGACGGGAATTGCAGAAGGCTATCCCAAATGACTTTGGGGCGGGGGTCACGTAGTAGTCTTGCAACCTGAAGAAAAATGTTTGACCCTCCACGTACAAAGGAAACGAACAGAACCCCAACGTGACCGAGGACTTTGGTGTTTCATGTTGTGTGAGCCAAGGATCCGGAACAGTTTTCTATTTGAAATtgcgtttattttatttttttcccccctctctctctctctctctctctctctctctctctctcactgaaATTATTGAAGAAGAAGAGTCACGGGGGCAAGTGCTGTCAGATCGTAAATGTATTTGCTTTGGCTATTGAACAAACTCATACAAGGCCTGGTAGAGTTGTTTATGTCAGTTATGCTTGATATACCATgacatactgtttttttttaatgatttacaACACCCTTGTTGCTttgtatgttttaaatattttaagtcTTGTATTTAATCTTTATAAATTGCAAATCTCTCCCATATTATGTGATAAAGTAATTTGAAAGGAAACGTTTAGATTGTTACTGTGCTCAGCAACACTATGTGCAACTTCAGATAATGCCCAACAATATCAGTTTAATTCAAACAATCAATTCAActgcaaaacaacaaattcaGGAACATTTTGCCACAAGAAAGGCTCTTAAATGAACTTTCTTTCTTTGCACACGTGAAACAGCACAATATAGGCAGATTTGAATGTGAGGCCAGGGCTGTTTTGCGTCTTCTGACTGAGTCACACATCGTTGTTTGTGCCATGGTTTACGTAACTGAATCACTTTTCAAAAAGTCTCGATGGATCTCAGTCTCTTAATTGCAACACACATCGGCAACGAGATCGAGTCGCGAACGCGTCATTGCTCCAAACATTTGTCCCTCCTTGCTCCCCGGTTGTTCTTCTCATAGACATATACTGTAGAGCCTTGCAAAAGCAGTCACCCTCTTGTTTTTTCTTACCTACTTTGTTACTTTATAACAtcattgaaaatatatatatatatatatattttaaaaatctgaatttcatttgatttatctgcaaaaaaatagttttaagttttgaaatgaaaccAGAAAcgcataaaattattattattttttttttttaaacgggacGAGAAGAAAGTGCCTGGAGCGAGCTGATTGGTTAACACGGGGATCAGAGCTGACGAGCCCAGACATGACGTGACCAGAACACTGCACAAACAGGACAGAAGGAAACACGGCTCTAGTCTCCAgataacatgaaacaaaattaaaCCAGAACAAAGCACAATAGATAGACAGTTAGATACTAACTAGATAGATAATGGATTCATCCCGTGAAGAAAATTAAGTGAcatgttgttttattaaatatatgttttacAGCGACTAGCCTAACACTGGTACTGTGATGAGAAATATTGAGGTGTTTATAgaagtaaaacatttattatcaTCAGATGAAAACTGACATCCGTTGTGTTTCGTATTGTATTTGGTGTTTGCCCAAATACTGTGCTGCTTTATGAAGTGTATTTACATTCTTTTAAGGCAGGtttgccacatccaatatggcagaCGCTCCGATGTATCGCAGCAACGGATCAAACTGATCTATTAGTTAGTGGTTCTATGGTTGCcacgaagaagaaaaataacccGTAGAAGAAGAATTGTGACCCTGCATTCTAGATCGTTTGCGGAAGTCAACATGGACAACTTGTTTAATGGCAGAGACGCATCCATAAATTCATCATTAAAAGACGGTAAAGTCATCATTGAGCAGCTGCGCCGTGACAATTATGTGCTATTGAAATATTGACAACGTCTAACTATGCGAAATCAATCATTCTGCTGTACGTATTGGTATTTGCAGAGTTCTATGCAGATTTCCTGGCGGGGGACTTCGATGTCAAGCTATATACTGCTCAAGCTATCCATCATGCTGTCATTGCTGAACAGTTAGCCAAGCTAGCGCAAGGAATCAGTCAACTTGATAAAGAGCTGCACAGCCAGGTATGAACGCCATTCACTGCACGCTTAAGacttggaacgggtggaggaaggtgtcaggtgtgtcatgtgacagaagagtctctgctaggatgaagggccaagtttataaaacagtggtgaggccagccatgatgtacggattcgagacagtggcactgaagaggcaacaggaagcagagctggaggtggcagaaatgaagatgttgaggttcgctctcggagtgaccaggttggatcaaattagaaatgagctcatcagagggacagccgaggttcgatgttttggagacaaagttcgagagagcCGACTTCGACGGTTTGGACACgaccagaggagaaatagtgagtatattggtagaaggatgatgaggatggaggtgccaggcaagagagctagagggagaccaaagagaaggttgatggatgtcgtgagggaagacatgagggcagttggtgttcgagaggaggatgcaggagatgcaggcttacatggaaaatgatGACCCGCTGTGGCGACCCACAAAGGAAAAGAAGCAGAAgagtagtaggcctaagtgtttaTCAAAATCGAGGCAGAGGTTGTAGTCCTAAAAGGTTtataaatttattaaaaaaaaaacaaaaaaaaacactaacttcAACTGAAACTAactaaaataatgattcaaCTAAAATGCACTCCACATAAAAGTTAGATAAAAATTGGAACTAAATGTATGAAAACAAGCAGTCctcagattccccccccccctccccccatcaAAAGCAACACATACCATGAAAATGCTTTTGTGTTCCAATTGGCACATCGTCATCCTAAATCAATGGTGTTTTACAATAGCACAGATATGTAATCGTACTTTTTTGCATTCCAGGTGGTAGCCAGACACGAGGACTTATTGGCTCAGGCAACTGGGATCGAGTCTCTGGAAGGTACACTTTTCTATCATGTATTTTACCATGAGATAGAatcgtcctttttttttttttttttttttttttttttttataaaaacattgttgAAATAATTGAGATTAACAAGCCTAAACctaattcttttgttttcaggGGTCCTCCAGATGATGCAGACGAGGATCAGTGCTCTACAGGCAGCTGTTGACAGGTTAACACGGTGGCCTTTGTCTGTATTCAATGGTTGGATCgtcacagctttaaaaaaaaaaaaaaaaaaaatttaatttttttaatgactgtcGCCATTATTATTGGATGCTTTTAATGTTATGGTAGGAAACAGAGGTTGACAAGTGACAATACATATTGTGTCCCACGTTTAGAATTTAGCGGACTACCCAAGGGACTGCACAGTCGTGCTACGACTGGAAAATAATTATTGCAAATATAGCATTTATGGGTCTAAGCCCTAGAAACATGATCGGAAAGAAAAAGGTAATACAGTAATCAGTTTGTGTGTGAAGGAGTATTGGGACATTGATTTAGATTTTATTACGCACCACGCCGATCAGTTTGAAATAAAAGTATCCAGATGTGATTGCGACACAGTCTTTAAACTTTAAGAGGTTTCGTGTAATATGGCATTTCGCAGCGTGTTGGGGATAGAAgcaaagttgtaatgttactgtACTTGAAATCTTTGAATTTATGACTGAAGAATGACTGAAAATGcagttctttttaaaaaaaaaaaaaaaaaatatatttttttattcttattaatAGGCACGCttcaataccacttttttttcagaccgatactTGTAGGATTAGTCACTCTTGATATACTCACCGATACGGACTACCGGTACCACTAGTACATTTGatacatataaaatatgaattaacgCAATGGCAGATCATTGgaaacaaagacctttctttctttccttctgaTGCGCTTGACGATTCGCCGATGTGACAAACCGTTGCAGtctagcgccaactactggcgaggaggaatgacttgatgtcagatttttacatttttttccccttccgtATCGGTGGCTAGTattggcagccttcacgagtccccgataccttgaaatatgGCCGATATAGGCCAGATACTGATCCCTGGTATTGGTCCTCGCCCATCCCTTCGTACATATGTTTTCATAGAAAACTTTGAATTCTCCATTCTTTCTGAAAACTGTAATCATGTCTTACTGATTTTGTTTGGTTTGAAATGCTCTTACATTTTCCACACACGTTCCGAGAAGAATAAGACAATAACGAAGCCTGGTGTTACGCTGTCTTAATAAAGGGTGTCCTAATTGTCTTAAGCAATGTAACGCATGCCTGTATTTTTAGGATAAGAACCAAAATAGTTGACCCATACAACAAGATCGTGGCCAGGATAACTCAGCTCGGCAGATTACAGGTAAGGCCGCCATATTCTTTCCAGATGCCATGCGTGGTAGTGGACCAGAGTTTATATTTCTAGCATAATTTAAACCTGCATACGTTCGGCATTGCTCATGTCAGGAATGCTACTGAAAGTAGTAGCTTATCTCCATCGCATGCTTCTGCTGTCCCTGCACTGCCCAGGTGGCCTGTGACCTTCTGAGGAGAATTATTCGGATCTTGCACCTAAGTAAGAGGCTTCAGGTTCAGCTTCAGGGTGGCGGTCGGGAGATAACGAAGGCTGCTCACAGTCTCAACGAACTAGGTCAGGGCATGCAGTAAATAGTTTCACCAAACCTGGAAAAGATGAATGCTGCAAGACACATTTTACTGTTACATTTCACTCACTTCAGATATGGTGTTTTTGAGCTCATTCTCTATTCACACTGCCACATATGCCACACAACTAACAACATTAACTATTGTTTGTCTTTCCTTTCCCCACAAATCCTCCAGATTATCTGTCACAAGGAGTCGATTTGAGCGGCATTGAGGTGATTGAGAATGATCTGGTGCTGATCAGTAGAGCAAGGCTGGAGGTGGAGAACCAGGCCAAGCGATTGTTGGAGCAGGGCACAGAGATTCAGGTACGAAACCACACATGCAAAAAAGAAGAATCATGAGGAGGACTGTGCAAAGAGAGACTGTACTGTTGAGTGGAAAGGAACTCTATCTACTATATtacttttaaatacaatattgaTCTTGTATTCTAATAAGCTGAAAAAGGAATAGAACAATGCGtttgaaatacaaatgtgaGCTTTCCCTAATGATGATGGTGTTCATAGAGGATTGAATTTGCAGACTGATACTGATACTGTTCATGTAATTGACTAAATTTGGACACAGGCGGTTTTCAGCCAGCGACATGCACGCTGAATTCAATGACTTTGTTGCTTAAAGACTCGATAGTGTACATTTATGTGATTGACCATGTTTCAAAGGATTCCTAAACTTAACCGGTGTGCGTCTCATTCTCTAAACTATATTCCAAATTCCGGTTGAAACCCCCTGCCCAAGGCcggtgtgcatttttttttttttcttcttttgtttatgCGTTTTCCTCTGTGTCCGGCAGAATCCGACGCAAGTTGGCACAGCCTTGCAGGTGTTCTACAACCTCGGTAGTCTGAGGGAGACGGTCAGCTCTGTTGTGGGCGCTTACCAGACTAGCATACAAGACAGCATCAAAAGTGCTCTGGACATTAAGGGCCTGACACAGCCAGCCAACCCTAGAGGTGAACGCATATCAATGAGTGTCTCTTCGAAAGAAACACTGTTTGTATATTTACGTGTACTTTGCAAACATGGCTTTATGTTCGTCCTAATCCACGAGTCAGGAGAAGTTGAAGTCACGTAGCGTTGTATTGATAACAGGGAGAAGTGGCCCAGATTGAGTGTGCCCTTAAATGTGTGACGGGAGTCATTCTGCATCATCGGCGTATGAACAGTGCAGTTGAATTTGGGGGGAGTTTGATACCATTATTACAAGTCTCTTCCTTCtcaatgcttttattttattttataggtGAGAGTGCCATAAAGTTAAGGCATTTTGAACCgcctgtttaaatgtttttttttttttttttaagtccttttttgggaggtgggggaAACCTGAAAACACAGATCTGGCCACCATTACTGATTTTGTTCGAAGTTCTACTGTAATACAGTTTTGAAAAATTGCCGATTGACTTGTGCAAGAAGCTTATAGATTGTCGGGAAGACATTTTTGGAGGCTGTGGTCCTTGCTAAATGTGAGCAACCTAATAATAACATAGGATGCATTTATCATTGTCCAGGGCcatattttccaatttttcCTGGAAACTCTACTACTACTGTATATCTAGAAAAGGGTGGCGAAAATAAGGGTGGCCATAACTGTACACTCAAATGTATTTCCTTAAAGGAATTGAAAGCGTAGCCAACGGGATTTGTGCCCTCAGGTGCCCCTGGGAGAGCAGTACTCCCAACTCCAGGCAGCACAGCAGCTTTCCGTGCTGCTCTCTGGACAAACCTGGAGAAACTCATGGACCAGATATTCGCCGCATGCAAACAGGTAAGGAACTCTAGAATGACAGCCAATCTAGTCagatacattttgattttcagCAAGTctgcattttaagtttaaaaaaaaaaaaaaaaagataataattatttattacatttttcttaGGTGCAACATCTTCAGACGGTCCTGATGAAGAAGAGAGACCCTGTCACTCATAGGTGTTTCATCGATGAGATTATTAAGGTTAGTCACGACCACTGTTCAGCATTCAAGTGAAACATTTACctgtattgcattttatttatttccccccccccccccccccccccattgctAAACTAAACTGAAAGTAATTGTAATTTGACCAAAAGTGAGAATGTATACGTCATAATATCTAATTACAGGATGGTGAGCCTGATATACTTTACACCTTTTGGACTGACGTAACTAAAACATTAAGAGAAGAGTTTCACAAGGCAACTcaaggtgagtttttttttttttttttttttttttttttgcttgtaatATACTAATgcaataagaattaaaaaaaaataataataataacgtggTTGATGGGGTGAAGAGTGTAGTGAAGCAGATCAATGTGACATCTTGTTTTCCGTACAACAGCCTCATCTTTCCTGAAGCAAGCGTTTGAAGGAGAATATCCCAAATTGCTGCGGCTGTACAATGAGCTATGGCGCCGCCTCGAGCAGTATAGTGCCAGCCTGCACAGCTCACTCATAAACAGTGGCGGTATGGATGGCACCTTTGAGCCAGAAACAGACAGCCTTGACCTATTCTCTCAAAGCAATCAAGACCACAAGTAAGCATTTCACCTAAATAACGAATCCATTTGAATCGCAGGTGAACGTCG includes:
- the cog5 gene encoding conserved oligomeric Golgi complex subunit 5 produces the protein MDNLFNGRDASINSSLKDEFYADFLAGDFDVKLYTAQAIHHAVIAEQLAKLAQGISQLDKELHSQVVARHEDLLAQATGIESLEGVLQMMQTRISALQAAVDRIRTKIVDPYNKIVARITQLGRLQVACDLLRRIIRILHLSKRLQVQLQGGGREITKAAHSLNELDYLSQGVDLSGIEVIENDLVLISRARLEVENQAKRLLEQGTEIQNPTQVGTALQVFYNLGSLRETVSSVVGAYQTSIQDSIKSALDIKGLTQPANPRGAPGRAVLPTPGSTAAFRAALWTNLEKLMDQIFAACKQVQHLQTVLMKKRDPVTHRCFIDEIIKDGEPDILYTFWTDVTKTLREEFHKATQASSFLKQAFEGEYPKLLRLYNELWRRLEQYSASLHSSLINSGGMDGTFEPETDSLDLFSQSNQDHNAKRALKDSLHPYEAAYLSKSLSRLFDPINLVFPMGGRNPPSNDELDSIIKTISSELNVASMDSDLSLAVAKNAAKTVQLFCVKSEQLLCTQSDASQVIGPLSEGQRRNTAVVNSLHRLQQAVTKIISGLGSSLTAPAEALSSSLEEVHALMSSAVQPLLQSVNDSVEAIIITLHQEDFAGKLPNPAKPDVLCSLYMKELQGFISRVMSDYFRHFECTDFIYESTESIARRAIELFVRHASLLRPLGEGGKMRLAADFAQMELAVAPLCRRVSDLGKPYRVLRSFRPLLFQTSNLVVKSPAVGDLIPHSTVLHFLFTRAPSELKSPYQRAEWSIARYSQWLDDHPSERDRLTLIRGTLEAYVQSVRARQGKEFAPVYPIMLQLLQRATASEVKG